The following proteins are co-located in the Callithrix jacchus isolate 240 chromosome 10, calJac240_pri, whole genome shotgun sequence genome:
- the TPBGL gene encoding trophoblast glycoprotein-like, which translates to MAPRAGQPGFQGLLIVAAALSQPAAPCPFQCYCFGGPKVLLRCASGAELRQPPQDVPPDARNLTIVGANLTVLRAAAFAGGDADGDGDQAGVVRLPLLSALRLTHNHIEVVEDGAFDGLPSLTALDLSHNPLRALGGGAFRGLPALRSLQLNYALVRGGPALLAALDVALAPLAELHLLGLAGNALSRLPPATLRLARLEQLDVRFNALAGLGPDELRGLERYGGLSGPRLLLADNPLRCGCAARPLLAWLHNATERVPDARRLRCAAPRALLDRPLLDLDGARLRCADSGADARGEEAEAAGPELEASYVFFGLVLALIGLIFLMVLYLNRRGIQRWMRNLREACRDQMEGYHYRYEQDADPRRAAAPAAPAGSRATSPGSGL; encoded by the coding sequence ATGGCCCCGCGCGCGGGACAGCCGGGGTTCCAGGGGCTGCTGATCGTGGCGGCGGCCCTGAGCCAGCCCGCGGCACCCTGTCCCTTCCAGTGCTACTGCTTCGGCGGCCCCAAGGTGCTGCTGCGCTGCGCGTCGGGCGCCGAGCTCCGCCAGCCTCCACAGGACGTGCCACCCGACGCGCGCAACCTCACCATCGTGGGCGCCAATCTAACGGTGCTGCGCGCGGCCGCCTTCGCCGGCGGGGACGCGGACGGGGACGGAGACCAGGCGGGCGTCGTGCGCCTGCCACTCCTTAGCGCGCTGCGCCTCACGCACAACCACATCGAGGTGGTGGAGGACGGCGCCTTCGACGGGCTGCCCAGCCTGACGGCGCTCGACCTCAGCCACAACCCGCTGCGCGCCCTGGGCGGCGGCGCCTTCCGCGGGCTGCCCGCGCTGCGCTCTCTGCAGCTCAACTACGCGCTGGTGCGGGGCGGTCCCGCGCTGCTGGCCGCGCTGGACGTCGCGCTGGCCCCGCTGGCCGAGCTTCACCTGCTGGGCCTGGCTGGCAACGCGCTGAGCCGCCTTCCGCCCGCCACGCTGCGCCTGGCGCGCCTGGAGCAGCTAGACGTGCGCTTCAACGCGCTTGCCGGCCTGGGCCCCGACGAGCTGCGCGGGCTGGAGCGCTATGGCGGCCTCTCAGGGCCGCGCCTGCTGCTCGCCGACAACCCCCTGCGCTGCGGCTGCGCCGCGCGCCCCCTGCTGGCCTGGCTGCACAACGCCACGGAGCGCGTGCCCGACGCGCGGCGCCTGCGCTGCGCCGCTCCGCGGGCGCTCCTGGACCGGCCGCTGCTGGACCTGGACGGGGCGCGGCTGCGCTGCGCGGACAGCGGCGCCGACGCTCGCGGGGAGGAGGCCGAGGCCGCCGGCCCAGAGTTGGAAGCCTCCTACGTGTTCTTCGGGCTGGTGCTGGCGCTCATCGGCCTCATCTTCCTCATGGTGCTCTACCTAAACCGCCGCGGCATCCAGCGCTGGATGCGCAACCTGCGCGAGGCGTGCCGGGACCAGATGGAGGGCTACCACTACCGCTACGAGCAGGATGCAGATCCGCGCCGCGCGGCAGCGCCCGCCGCGCCCGCCGGCTCCCGCGCCACCTCCCCGGGCTCCGGGCTCTGA
- the ARRB1 gene encoding beta-arrestin-1 isoform X3 has protein sequence MSDKPLHLEASLDKEIYYHGEPISVNVHVTNNTNKMVKKIKISVRQYADICLFNTAQYKCPVAMEEADDTVAPSSTFCKVYTLTPFLANNREKRGLALDGKLKHEDTNLASSTLLREGANREILGIIVSYKVKVKLVVSRGGDVAVELPFTLMHPKPKEEPPHREVPENETPVDTNLIELDTNDDDIVFEDFARQRLKGMKDDKEEEEDGTGSPQLNNR, from the exons ATGTCGGACAAGCCCTTACACCTAGAGGCCTCCCTGGATAAGGAG ATCTATTACCATGGAGAACCCATCAGCGTCAACGTCCATGTCACCAACAACACCAACAAGATGGTGAAGAAGATCAAGATCTCAG tgcGCCAGTATGCAGACATCTGCCTTTTCAACACAGCTCAGTACAAGTGCCCTGTTGCCATGGAAGAGGCTGA cGACACTGTGGCACCCAGCTCAACGTTCTGCAAGGTCTACACACTGACCCCCTTCCTGGCCAACAACCGTGAGAAGCGGGGCCTTGCCCTGGATGGGAAGCTCAAGCATGAAGACACGAACTTGGCCTCTAGCACCCT GTTGAGGGAAGGCGCCAACCGTGAGATCCTGGGGATCATTGTTTCCTACAAAGTGAAAGTGAAGCTGGTGGTGTCTCGGGGCGG CGACGTGGCTGTGGAACTGCCCTTCACCCTAATGCACCCCAAGCCCAAAGAGGAACCTCCTCATCGGGAAG TTCCAGAGAACGAGACGCCAGTAGATACCAATCTCATAGAACTTGACACAAA TGATGACGACATTGTATTTGAGGACTTTGCCCGTCAGAGACTGAAAGGCATGAAGGATgacaaggaggaagaggaggatggtACTGGCTCTCCACAGCTCAACAACAGATAG